A part of Escherichia marmotae genomic DNA contains:
- a CDS encoding fimbrial protein — MSAGKGLLLVICLLFLPLRSALALDCYFGASGGQVEKSENIQPFAVPGNAKPGDKIWESDDIRIPVYCDNNTNGNFESEHVFAWVNPYPGVQDPYYQLGVTYEGVDYDASLGQSRIDTNQCIDSKKIDIYTPEQIIAMGWQNKLCSGEPTNIHKSRTFIARMRLYVKVRTMPPHDYQSTLSDYIVVQFDGAGSVNEDPTARNLKYHIIGLENIRVLDCSVNFSITPANQVIDFGKFNVLDIRRHNMTKTFGIKTTKSQNDQCTDGFKVSSSFYTEETLVEDDKALLIGNGLKLRLLDENDSPYTFNKYSEYADFTSDMLIYEKNYTAELSSTPGTPIEAGPFDTVVLFKINYN; from the coding sequence ATGAGTGCTGGCAAAGGATTATTACTTGTTATTTGTCTGCTATTTCTGCCGCTGAGGTCTGCGCTGGCGCTGGACTGTTATTTTGGTGCATCGGGTGGTCAGGTAGAAAAATCAGAAAATATTCAGCCGTTTGCTGTACCGGGTAATGCCAAACCCGGCGATAAAATCTGGGAGTCTGATGATATTAGAATTCCCGTCTATTGCGACAACAATACTAACGGCAACTTTGAGAGTGAGCATGTTTTTGCTTGGGTAAACCCGTACCCAGGCGTGCAGGACCCCTATTATCAATTAGGCGTAACCTATGAAGGTGTGGACTATGACGCCAGTCTGGGGCAAAGCCGCATCGACACGAATCAGTGTATCGATAGTAAGAAAATTGATATTTACACCCCGGAACAGATCATTGCGATGGGCTGGCAAAACAAACTTTGCTCCGGTGAGCCGACAAATATTCATAAATCACGGACTTTTATTGCACGTATGCGACTTTACGTCAAAGTCCGCACCATGCCGCCTCATGATTATCAAAGTACTCTCAGCGACTACATCGTGGTGCAATTTGATGGCGCGGGCAGTGTTAACGAAGATCCCACCGCCAGAAACCTGAAATATCATATTATCGGTCTGGAAAACATTCGCGTGCTGGATTGCAGCGTGAATTTTTCTATTACCCCAGCCAATCAGGTGATTGATTTCGGTAAATTTAATGTGCTGGATATCCGGCGGCATAACATGACAAAAACGTTCGGTATTAAAACGACCAAATCACAAAATGATCAATGCACCGACGGATTTAAGGTTAGCTCCTCGTTTTATACAGAAGAAACGTTAGTTGAAGACGATAAAGCATTACTCATTGGCAACGGACTTAAGCTGCGGTTACTGGATGAAAACGACTCGCCCTACACCTTCAACAAATACAGCGAGTATGCCGATTTCACCAGCGACATGTTGATCTACGAAAAAAACTATACGGCTGAACTTTCGTCCACGCCAGGCACTCCCATCGAGGCTGGGCCATTCGACACGGTGGTGCTTTTTAAAATTAACTACAACTGA
- a CDS encoding AbrB family transcriptional regulator — protein sequence MPVLQWGMLCVLSLLLSIGFLAVHLPAALLLGPMLAGIIFSMRGVTLQLPRSAFLAAQAILGCMIAQNLTGSILTTLAVNWPIVLTILLVTLLSSAIVGWLLVRYSSLPGNTGAWGSSPGGAAAMDAMAQDYGADIRLVAFMQYLRVLFVAGAAVLVARMMLGDNAEAMNQQIVWFPPVSINLLFTVLLAVIAGTAGCLLRLPSGTMLIPMLAGAVLQSGEFITIELPEWLLAIAYMAIGWRIGLGFDKQILLRALHPLPQILLSIFALLAICAGMAWGLTRFMHIDFMTAYLATSPGGLDTVAVIAAGSNADMALIMAMQTLRLFSILLTGPAIARFISTYAPKRSA from the coding sequence ATGCCAGTCTTGCAGTGGGGAATGTTATGTGTGTTGTCACTTCTCCTTTCTATTGGCTTCCTCGCGGTACATCTCCCGGCGGCGCTATTGCTCGGACCGATGCTCGCCGGGATCATCTTCAGTATGCGCGGAGTGACCCTGCAACTCCCCCGCTCCGCTTTTCTCGCCGCGCAAGCCATTCTTGGCTGCATGATTGCGCAAAACCTCACCGGTTCTATTCTCACCACTCTGGCCGTTAACTGGCCGATTGTGTTAACTATTTTGCTGGTAACGTTGCTTTCCAGCGCCATCGTGGGCTGGTTATTGGTGCGCTATAGCTCACTGCCCGGAAATACCGGTGCCTGGGGCTCCTCGCCTGGTGGTGCGGCGGCAATGGATGCTATGGCACAAGATTACGGCGCAGATATTCGCCTGGTGGCGTTTATGCAGTATCTGCGAGTTCTGTTTGTCGCGGGCGCGGCGGTTCTGGTAGCGCGAATGATGCTGGGCGATAACGCTGAAGCGATGAATCAGCAAATAGTCTGGTTCCCGCCCGTCAGCATAAATCTCCTGTTTACCGTCTTGCTCGCGGTCATTGCTGGCACGGCGGGATGCCTGTTGCGTCTTCCTTCCGGCACGATGCTCATCCCGATGCTGGCGGGTGCGGTGCTCCAGTCTGGCGAGTTCATCACGATTGAGTTACCGGAATGGCTGCTGGCGATAGCATATATGGCGATTGGCTGGCGGATTGGGCTGGGTTTCGATAAGCAAATCTTACTGCGGGCATTACACCCACTGCCGCAAATCCTGTTGTCGATTTTTGCACTGCTGGCTATTTGTGCCGGTATGGCGTGGGGGCTGACCCGGTTTATGCATATTGATTTTATGACCGCCTACCTCGCCACCAGCCCTGGCGGGCTTGATACGGTAGCGGTCATCGCCGCAGGGAGCAATGCCGATATGGCGCTCATCATGGCGATGCAAACCCTGCGCCTGTTCAGTATTTTGCTGACGGGACCAGCCATTGCGCGGTTTATTTCAACCTATGCGCCGAAACGTTCTGCCTAG
- the nei gene encoding endonuclease VIII encodes MPEGPEIRRAADNLEAAIKGKPLTDVWFAFPQLKTYQSQLIGQHVTHVETRGKALLTHFSGGLTLYSHNQLYGVWRVVDTGEEPQTTRVLRVKLQTADKTILLYSASDIEMLTPGQLTTHPFLQRVGPDVLDPNLTPEGGKERLLSPRFRNRQFAGLLLDQAFLAGLGNYLRVEILWQVGLTGNHKAKELNATQLDALSHALLDIPRLSYKTRGQVDENKHHGALFSFKVFHRDGEKCERCGSIIEKTTLSSRPFYWCPGCQH; translated from the coding sequence ATGCCTGAAGGCCCGGAGATCCGCCGTGCAGCGGATAACCTGGAGGCGGCGATCAAAGGCAAACCACTGACCGATGTCTGGTTTGCCTTCCCGCAGTTAAAAACTTATCAATCACAACTTATTGGTCAACACGTCACCCATGTGGAAACGCGCGGAAAAGCGTTGCTGACCCATTTTTCCGGCGGGTTAACGCTTTATAGCCATAACCAACTCTACGGTGTCTGGCGAGTGGTTGATACCGGCGAAGAGCCGCAGACCACGCGGGTGTTGCGGGTAAAACTGCAAACGGCCGACAAAACCATTCTGCTTTATAGCGCCTCGGATATTGAGATGTTGACGCCGGGACAATTGACTACGCATCCGTTCTTACAACGGGTCGGCCCCGATGTGCTCGACCCGAATCTGACGCCGGAAGGGGGGAAAGAACGGTTATTGTCGCCGCGCTTTCGTAACCGTCAGTTCGCCGGATTACTGCTCGACCAGGCGTTTCTGGCGGGGCTGGGCAACTATCTGCGGGTGGAGATCCTTTGGCAGGTTGGGTTGACCGGAAATCATAAAGCGAAAGAACTTAACGCGACACAACTGGATGCGCTGTCGCACGCGCTACTGGATATCCCGCGCCTCTCGTACAAAACGCGTGGTCAGGTTGATGAGAATAAACATCACGGGGCGCTGTTCAGCTTTAAGGTTTTTCATCGTGATGGTGAGAAGTGCGAACGGTGTGGCAGCATCATTGAGAAAACCACGCTATCTTCGCGCCCGTTTTACTGGTGCCCTGGCTGCCAGCACTAG
- the pxpA gene encoding 5-oxoprolinase subunit PxpA, with protein MKIDLNADLGEGCASDAELLTLVSSVNIACGFHAGDAQTMQACVREAIKNSVAIGAHPSFPDRENFGRSTMQLPPETVYAQTLYQIGALAAIARGEGGVMRHVKPHGMLYNQAARDAQLADAIARAVYACDPALILVGLAGSELIRAGKRYGLTTREEVFADRGYQADGSLVSRSQPGALIEDEEQALGQTLEMVQHGRVKSITGEWATVTVQTVCLHGDGEHALAFARRLRSAFAEKGIMVTA; from the coding sequence ATGAAAATTGACCTGAACGCCGATCTGGGTGAAGGCTGCGCCAGTGACGCTGAGCTATTAACGCTGGTTTCCTCAGTCAATATTGCCTGTGGATTTCATGCAGGCGACGCGCAAACTATGCAGGCTTGCGTGCGTGAAGCAATAAAAAATAGTGTAGCGATTGGCGCGCACCCGAGTTTCCCCGACAGGGAAAACTTTGGACGCAGCACCATGCAACTGCCGCCGGAAACGGTTTACGCCCAGACGTTGTATCAGATTGGCGCGCTGGCGGCGATTGCCCGTGGTGAAGGTGGTGTGATGCGTCACGTCAAACCCCATGGCATGCTGTACAACCAGGCGGCGAGAGACGCACAACTGGCAGACGCCATCGCCAGAGCGGTTTACGCTTGCGATCCGGCATTGATTCTCGTTGGACTGGCAGGAAGCGAACTGATTCGTGCAGGCAAGCGATATGGCCTGACAACGCGTGAGGAAGTGTTTGCCGATCGTGGATATCAGGCTGACGGCTCGCTGGTGTCGCGAAGCCAGCCAGGCGCGTTGATTGAAGATGAAGAACAGGCGTTGGGGCAAACGCTGGAGATGGTGCAACACGGCAGAGTGAAGAGTATCACTGGCGAATGGGCGACGGTAACAGTACAGACAGTCTGTTTGCATGGCGACGGTGAGCATGCACTGGCATTCGCCCGCCGGCTACGATCTGCATTTGCCGAAAAAGGGATTATGGTTACAGCATAA
- the pxpC gene encoding 5-oxoprolinase subunit PxpC, with translation MLKIIRAGMYTTVQDGGRHGFRQSGISHCGALDLPALRIANLLVGNDANAPALEITLGQLTVEFERDGWFALTGAGCEARLDDNAVWTGWRLPMKAGQRLTLKRPQHGVRSYLAVAGGIDVPPVMGSCSTDLKVGIGGLEGRLLKDGGRLPIGKAKRDFMEAQGVKQLLWGNRIRALPGPEYHEFDRASQDAFWRSPWQLSPQSNRMGYRLQGQILKRNTSRELLSHGLLPGVVQVPHNGQPIVLMNDAQTTGGYPRIACIIEADMYHLAQIPLGQPIHFVQCSLEEALKARQDQQRYFEQLAWRLHNEN, from the coding sequence ATGCTGAAGATTATTCGCGCGGGGATGTACACCACTGTTCAGGATGGCGGTCGTCACGGCTTTCGCCAGTCGGGTATCAGCCACTGTGGAGCGCTGGATTTGCCTGCGCTGCGCATTGCTAACCTGCTGGTGGGTAATGATGCTAACGCTCCGGCACTGGAAATCACGCTCGGTCAGTTAACGGTTGAATTTGAACGCGACGGCTGGTTTGCCCTGACAGGCGCGGGTTGCGAAGCTCGGTTGGATGATAACGCCGTCTGGACGGGCTGGCGTTTGCCGATGAAAGCAGGTCAGCGTTTAACGCTTAAACGCCCACAACATGGTGTACGCAGCTATCTGGCCGTGGCGGGCGGTATTGATGTTCCGCCAGTGATGGGATCATGCAGTACCGATCTCAAAGTAGGGATTGGCGGGCTGGAAGGGCGCTTACTGAAGGATGGAGGCCGACTCCCCATCGGCAAAGCGAAGCGTGATTTTATGGAAGCGCAAGGCGTTAAACAGTTGCTGTGGGGTAACCGGATTCGCGCCTTACCGGGGCCGGAATACCATGAGTTCGATCGCGCCTCGCAGGATGCATTCTGGCGTTCGCCCTGGCAGCTTAGCCCGCAAAGTAACCGGATGGGCTATCGCTTACAGGGGCAAATCTTAAAGCGTAATACATCCCGCGAGTTGTTATCTCACGGCTTGCTGCCGGGCGTGGTGCAGGTGCCGCATAACGGTCAGCCGATTGTGTTGATGAATGATGCACAGACGACCGGCGGTTATCCGCGCATTGCCTGTATCATTGAGGCCGATATGTACCATCTGGCGCAAATTCCACTCGGACAGCCGATTCATTTTGTCCAGTGTTCACTGGAAGAGGCACTAAAAGCGCGGCAGGATCAGCAACGTTATTTCGAACAATTAGCGTGGCGGCTGCACAATGAAAATTGA
- the pxpB gene encoding 5-oxoprolinase subunit PxpB has protein sequence MQRARCYLLGETAVVLELEPPVTLASQKRIWRLAQRLVDMPNVVEAIPGMNNITVILRNPESLALDAIERLQRWWEESEALEPESRFIEIPVVYGGAGGPDLSVVAAHCGLSEKQVVELHSSVEYVVWFLGFQPGFPYLGSLPEQLNTPRRAEPRLLVPAGSVGIGGSQTGVYPVATPGGWQLIGHTSLSLFDPTRDEPILLRPGDSVRFVPQKEGVC, from the coding sequence GTGCAACGAGCGCGTTGTTATCTGTTAGGCGAAACGGCGGTAGTGCTGGAGCTGGAGCCGCCAGTGACGTTGGCAAGCCAGAAACGTATCTGGCGACTGGCCCAGCGTCTGGTGGATATGCCGAATGTGGTTGAAGCCATTCCCGGAATGAACAATATCACGGTGATTTTACGTAATCCGGAGTCGCTGGCGCTGGATGCTATAGAGCGTTTGCAACGCTGGTGGGAGGAGAGTGAGGCACTGGAGCCAGAGTCACGCTTTATCGAAATCCCGGTGGTTTATGGTGGCGCAGGCGGGCCGGATTTGTCGGTGGTTGCGGCGCATTGTGGGTTGAGCGAAAAACAGGTTGTTGAATTGCACTCCTCCGTGGAATACGTGGTCTGGTTTTTAGGTTTTCAACCGGGCTTCCCGTATCTCGGGAGTTTGCCGGAACAACTAAACACGCCACGACGCGCAGAACCACGCTTGCTTGTTCCGGCGGGGTCTGTCGGGATCGGTGGATCGCAAACGGGTGTTTATCCGGTGGCAACGCCGGGCGGTTGGCAGTTGATTGGTCATACCTCGCTCAGTTTGTTTGACCCGACCCGTGACGAGCCTATCTTATTACGTCCTGGAGACAGCGTGCGCTTTGTGCCGCAGAAGGAGGGAGTATGCTGA
- the ybgI gene encoding radiation resistance protein YbgI, whose translation MKNTELEQLINEKLNSAAISDYAPNGLQVEGQETVQKIVTGVTASQALLDEAVRLEADAVIVHHGYFWKGESPVIRGMKRNRLKTLLANDINLYGWHLPLDAHPELGNNAQLAALLGITVMGEIEPLVPWGELTMPVPGLELASWIEARLGRKPLWCGDNGPEVVQRVAWCTGGGQSFIDSAARFGVDAFITGEVSEQTIHSAREQGLHFYAAGHHATERGGIRALSEWLNENTDLDVTFIDIPNPA comes from the coding sequence ATGAAAAACACCGAACTGGAACAACTGATTAACGAGAAACTGAACAGCGCGGCGATAAGTGATTACGCGCCGAATGGCTTGCAAGTGGAAGGCCAGGAGACGGTGCAAAAAATTGTTACCGGCGTCACCGCCAGCCAGGCGCTGCTCGATGAAGCTGTGCGTCTTGAGGCTGATGCGGTGATCGTGCATCACGGCTACTTCTGGAAAGGCGAATCGCCGGTGATTCGCGGCATGAAGCGTAACCGTTTGAAAACCTTGCTGGCGAATGACATCAACCTGTATGGCTGGCATCTGCCGTTGGATGCGCATCCTGAACTGGGCAATAACGCGCAGTTAGCGGCATTGTTGGGGATTACGGTAATGGGTGAGATCGAACCACTTGTGCCGTGGGGTGAACTGACGATGCCGGTGCCGGGGCTGGAACTTGCCTCGTGGATTGAAGCGCGTCTGGGACGCAAGCCGTTGTGGTGTGGCGACAACGGCCCGGAGGTGGTACAGCGCGTCGCCTGGTGCACGGGGGGCGGGCAAAGTTTTATCGATAGCGCCGCGCGTTTTGGCGTGGATGCTTTTATTACTGGCGAAGTTTCTGAACAAACCATTCATTCTGCCCGCGAGCAGGGATTGCATTTTTATGCTGCGGGGCACCATGCTACTGAACGCGGTGGTATTCGCGCGTTAAGCGAGTGGTTGAATGAAAATACCGATCTTGATGTGACCTTTATTGATATTCCTAATCCTGCATAA
- the dtpD gene encoding dipeptide permease DtpD has translation MNKHASQPRAIYYVVALQIWEYFSFYGMRALLILYLTNQLKYNDTHAYALFSAYCSLVYVTPILGGFLADKVLGNRMAVMLGALLMAIGHLVLGASEIHPTFLYLSLAIIVCGYGLFKSNVSCLLGELYEPTDPRRDGGFSLMYAAGNVGSIIAPIACGYAQQEYSWAMGFGLAAVGMIAGLVIFLCGNRHFAHTRGVNKEVLCAKNVLLPNWGWLLVLLVATPALITVLFWKEWSVYALIVATIIGLGVLAKIYRKAENQKQRKELGLIVTLTFFSMLFWAFAQQGGSSISLYIDRFVNRDIFGYTVPTAMFQSINAFAVMLCGVFLAWVVKESVAGNRTVRIWGKFALGLGLMSAGFCILALSARWSAMYGHSSLPLMVLGLAVMGFAELFIDPVAMSQITRIEIPGVTGVLTGIYMLLSGAIANYLAGVIADQTSQASFDASGAINYSINAYIEVFDQITWGALACVGLVLMIWLYQALKFRNRALALES, from the coding sequence ATGAATAAACACGCATCACAGCCGCGCGCTATCTACTACGTTGTCGCGCTACAAATCTGGGAATATTTTAGCTTCTACGGCATGCGTGCCCTGCTGATTCTCTATCTCACCAACCAACTGAAATACAACGATACTCACGCTTACGCGTTATTCAGCGCCTACTGTTCGCTGGTGTATGTCACGCCGATCCTTGGCGGTTTCCTCGCGGATAAGGTTCTCGGCAACCGCATGGCAGTGATGTTGGGGGCGTTGTTGATGGCGATCGGGCATCTGGTGCTGGGTGCCAGCGAAATCCACCCGACATTCCTTTATCTCTCGCTGGCGATTATCGTCTGCGGCTATGGCCTGTTTAAATCTAACGTCAGTTGCCTGCTAGGTGAACTCTACGAGCCAACCGATCCACGTCGTGATGGCGGTTTCTCGCTGATGTATGCGGCGGGTAACGTGGGTTCTATTATCGCACCTATCGCCTGCGGTTATGCCCAGCAAGAGTACAGTTGGGCAATGGGCTTTGGCCTGGCTGCGGTTGGGATGATCGCCGGGCTGGTTATCTTCTTATGTGGCAATCGTCATTTCGCTCATACCCGCGGCGTTAACAAAGAGGTACTGTGTGCGAAAAACGTTCTCCTGCCAAACTGGGGATGGCTGCTGGTTCTGCTGGTCGCAACGCCTGCACTGATTACCGTATTGTTCTGGAAAGAGTGGTCGGTTTACGCCTTAATTGTCGCCACTATCATTGGTCTTGGCGTGCTGGCAAAAATTTATCGCAAAGCAGAAAACCAGAAACAGCGTAAAGAGCTGGGGCTGATTGTCACTCTTACCTTCTTCAGCATGTTGTTCTGGGCCTTTGCACAGCAGGGCGGCAGTTCAATCAGCCTTTATATCGACCGTTTCGTTAACCGCGATATTTTTGGTTACACCGTTCCGACCGCCATGTTCCAGTCGATTAATGCCTTTGCCGTGATGCTGTGCGGTGTGTTCCTGGCGTGGGTCGTAAAAGAGAGTGTCGCGGGTAATCGTACCGTGCGCATCTGGGGGAAATTTGCACTTGGCCTCGGCCTGATGAGTGCCGGATTCTGCATTCTGGCCTTAAGTGCCCGCTGGTCAGCAATGTATGGTCACTCTTCTCTGCCACTGATGGTGCTGGGGCTGGCGGTGATGGGCTTTGCCGAACTGTTTATCGACCCGGTTGCCATGTCGCAAATTACACGCATTGAAATCCCCGGCGTGACCGGTGTATTAACCGGCATTTATATGCTGCTTTCTGGTGCGATTGCCAACTATCTGGCGGGGGTCATTGCCGATCAGACATCGCAAGCTTCGTTTGATGCTTCTGGGGCGATCAACTACTCCATCAATGCATATATTGAAGTGTTCGATCAAATCACCTGGGGTGCGCTGGCTTGTGTAGGGCTGGTACTGATGATTTGGCTGTACCAGGCGCTTAAGTTCAGAAACCGTGCGCTGGCGCTGGAGTCTTAA
- the phrB gene encoding deoxyribodipyrimidine photo-lyase, whose amino-acid sequence MTTHLVWFRQDLRLHDNLALAAACRNPSARVLALYIATPRQWATHNMSPRQAEFINAQLNTLQIMLAEKGIPLLFHEVDDFAASVEMVKQVCEENRVTHLFYNYQYEVNERARDALVEKTLHNVVCEGFDGSVILPPGAVMTGNHEMYKVFTPFKNAWLRRLREGIPECVAAPKVRSSGSIAPPSSITLNYPRQSFDTAHFPVEEKTAIAQLRQFCQSGAGEYEQQRNFPAVEGTSRLSASLATGGLSPRQCLHRLLAEQPQALEGGAGSIWLNELIWREFYRHLMTYHPSLCKHRPFIAWADRVQWQSNPAHLKAWQEGKTGYPIVDAAMRQLNGTGWMHNRLRMITASFLVKDLLIDWREGERYFMSQLIDGDLAANNGGWQWAASTGTDAAPYFRIFNPTTQGEKFDREGEFIRQWLPELRDVPGKLVHEPWKWAEKAGVRLDYPQPIVDHKEARVRTLAVYEAARKWK is encoded by the coding sequence ATGACCACCCATCTGGTCTGGTTCCGCCAGGATTTACGTCTGCACGATAATCTGGCGCTGGCGGCTGCCTGTCGCAATCCGTCTGCACGCGTGCTGGCGCTGTATATTGCTACACCTCGTCAGTGGGCGACGCATAATATGTCGCCGCGTCAGGCTGAATTTATCAATGCTCAACTTAATACACTGCAAATCATGCTGGCGGAAAAAGGCATTCCCTTGTTGTTTCATGAAGTGGATGATTTTGCCGCCAGCGTTGAAATGGTTAAACAGGTGTGTGAGGAAAACCGCGTAACCCATCTGTTTTATAACTATCAGTACGAGGTGAACGAGCGAGCGCGGGATGCCCTGGTTGAGAAAACGTTGCATAACGTGGTGTGTGAAGGATTTGACGGCAGCGTGATCCTGCCACCGGGCGCGGTGATGACCGGCAATCATGAGATGTACAAAGTTTTTACTCCGTTTAAAAATGCCTGGCTGAGACGGCTGCGGGAAGGGATACCGGAGTGCGTCGCTGCACCAAAAGTTCGTAGTAGCGGATCGATAGCGCCCCCGTCATCCATTACGCTGAATTATCCCCGTCAGTCTTTCGACACAGCGCATTTTCCGGTGGAAGAAAAAACGGCGATTGCACAATTACGCCAGTTTTGCCAGAGCGGTGCCGGAGAGTATGAGCAACAAAGAAATTTTCCGGCAGTGGAAGGCACCAGCCGTTTGTCCGCCAGCCTGGCCACGGGAGGATTATCGCCTCGTCAGTGTTTGCATCGCCTGCTGGCAGAGCAACCGCAGGCGCTGGAGGGCGGGGCGGGTAGCATCTGGCTTAATGAGCTGATCTGGCGCGAGTTCTACCGCCATCTGATGACGTATCACCCCTCGCTGTGTAAACATCGCCCGTTTATTGCCTGGGCCGATCGCGTCCAGTGGCAGAGTAACCCCGCGCATTTAAAGGCCTGGCAGGAAGGCAAGACCGGCTATCCGATTGTTGATGCTGCCATGCGCCAGCTTAATGGCACTGGCTGGATGCATAACCGTCTGCGGATGATTACTGCCAGTTTTCTGGTGAAAGATTTGTTGATCGACTGGCGCGAAGGCGAGCGATATTTTATGTCGCAACTGATTGATGGTGATTTGGCTGCCAATAACGGCGGCTGGCAATGGGCGGCTTCTACCGGAACTGATGCCGCGCCGTATTTCCGTATCTTTAACCCGACAACTCAGGGCGAGAAATTTGACCGCGAAGGTGAGTTTATCCGCCAGTGGTTACCGGAACTGCGCGATGTGCCGGGGAAATTGGTGCATGAGCCGTGGAAATGGGCGGAGAAAGCAGGCGTGAGGCTGGATTATCCGCAACCGATTGTTGATCACAAAGAAGCGAGAGTACGAACGTTGGCAGTGTATGAGGCTGCGAGGAAGTGGAAATAA
- a CDS encoding YbgA family protein, whose amino-acid sequence MDHQLLDDSPLIRIFALHALHNLKERGLTRGALLDYHSRYKLVFLAHSQPEYRKLGPFVADIHRWQNLDDYYNEYRQRVIVLLSHPANPRDHTNVLMHVQGYFRPYLDSTERQQLAALIDSYRRGEQPLLAPLMRIKHYMALYPNAWLSGQRYFELWPRIFNLRYAGVL is encoded by the coding sequence ATGGATCACCAACTATTAGATGACAGCCCCCTTATCCGCATTTTTGCTTTGCATGCGTTACACAATCTCAAAGAGCGAGGCTTAACGCGCGGGGCGCTTCTCGATTATCACAGCCGCTATAAACTCGTCTTTCTGGCTCATTCCCAGCCTGAGTACCGCAAACTTGGCCCGTTTGTGGCTGATATTCACCGGTGGCAAAATCTGGATGACTATTACAACGAATATCGCCAACGCGTAATTGTTTTGCTTTCTCACCCCGCCAACCCGCGCGATCACACCAACGTTTTGATGCACGTTCAGGGTTATTTTCGCCCGTACCTTGATTCTACAGAACGCCAGCAACTGGCTGCGCTTATCGACAGTTATCGCCGTGGCGAGCAGCCTCTTCTTGCGCCGCTGATGCGTATCAAACACTATATGGCGCTTTATCCTAACGCCTGGCTTTCAGGGCAGCGTTATTTCGAACTTTGGCCGCGTATTTTTAACTTGCGCTATGCAGGAGTTTTATGA